A genomic region of Desulfonatronovibrio magnus contains the following coding sequences:
- a CDS encoding MFS transporter yields the protein MKPDLSLKVNAFLVAVAVIILGQAAYSYFNINAFQSSHVSTIREKAQSAGQNLKNDLEYVLDIGISLERIARLEDNLENILSDLPEVEFMEITDTMGYTLFFADHDQALDIEPGTRQSDFVHKPYLSELSRKGLTPQDTDISLPLKAQGEVQGHINIHISGSVIHSQSRQIMWDMLTVMFTSLLLTFEFLTFFVIYYISHPLSVLRRDISRSYPRLMPVDRDRYASLGEISVLADYYNSIVKKQAERFASGLRGFLPDLSQGFSAPPRQQTEKISGLLQNLEGPESSRPAASPDALQKIRVCLQKVNTYWSDLAISLEGGSRLHAPAAGRDEASGPIPYSLIRPLIFLFIMADGFSLSFFPMYVDSLYEPVLGLSREMIIGLPIAAFMFTMAVSMPLAGAMTDSRGWFIPLIIGLLLNAAGHFLTAMAQDILWLIVFRCLAAVGLGVVFMCCQRFVIDNTSLKARSMGMAGFLAAFFSGDICGTVIGAMLAERIGYANVFYVSAIFTCLALIFAVLVFRGDFRPAKPESLGGFGLPFKASQLFQVFRDREFAAVLWLQAIPAKLVLVGFLFFFVPLYLNSIDALQSNIGRVIMCYGICLVFAGPLISHLFPQIYLRKYFILLGGLITAGAMLSFALFSGFIPILVMVIMLGIAHSFSVSSQASVISETDIVKKLGPGAGMGIYRFWERAGNVAGPLVMGFLIARVGYESSVVLFGILTLVSSILYLGFLIRRNWISH from the coding sequence ATGAAACCAGACCTGAGCCTGAAAGTAAATGCGTTCCTGGTGGCTGTGGCGGTGATCATACTTGGGCAGGCTGCATATTCTTATTTCAATATAAATGCTTTTCAGTCCAGCCATGTGAGCACCATCAGGGAAAAAGCCCAGAGTGCCGGCCAGAACCTGAAAAACGATCTGGAATATGTCCTGGACATTGGCATCTCTCTCGAGAGGATAGCCAGGCTTGAGGACAACCTGGAAAATATCCTCTCCGACCTGCCTGAGGTGGAGTTCATGGAGATCACCGACACCATGGGCTATACACTTTTTTTTGCCGATCATGACCAGGCCCTGGACATTGAACCCGGCACCCGCCAGTCTGATTTTGTCCATAAGCCCTACCTCTCTGAACTGTCCCGCAAGGGCCTGACTCCTCAAGACACGGACATATCCCTGCCTCTGAAAGCGCAGGGTGAGGTTCAGGGCCACATCAATATTCACATTTCCGGAAGTGTCATTCACTCCCAGTCCAGACAGATCATGTGGGACATGCTGACAGTCATGTTCACCTCACTTCTTCTTACTTTTGAATTTCTCACCTTTTTCGTTATCTACTATATAAGCCATCCATTAAGTGTGCTGCGCCGGGACATCTCCCGCAGTTATCCACGGCTTATGCCCGTGGACAGGGACAGGTACGCTTCCCTGGGCGAGATAAGCGTGCTGGCGGATTATTATAACTCCATAGTAAAAAAACAGGCCGAGAGATTTGCCTCAGGTTTGCGGGGCTTTCTTCCGGATCTGTCTCAGGGGTTTTCTGCACCGCCCCGGCAGCAGACAGAAAAAATATCCGGCCTGCTCCAGAACCTTGAAGGACCTGAATCCAGCCGTCCTGCTGCATCCCCGGATGCCCTGCAGAAAATCAGGGTCTGCCTGCAAAAGGTCAACACCTACTGGAGTGATCTGGCCATAAGCCTGGAAGGCGGCAGCAGACTCCATGCACCTGCAGCAGGCAGGGATGAAGCTTCAGGGCCTATCCCTTATTCCCTCATTAGACCTCTTATTTTTCTTTTTATCATGGCCGACGGATTCAGCCTGTCCTTTTTCCCCATGTATGTTGACTCGCTTTATGAGCCAGTACTGGGCCTGTCCCGAGAGATGATAATAGGTCTGCCCATTGCCGCTTTTATGTTTACCATGGCTGTTTCCATGCCTTTGGCCGGGGCCATGACCGATTCCAGGGGCTGGTTCATACCTCTGATAATCGGACTTTTACTGAATGCTGCAGGTCATTTTCTCACAGCCATGGCTCAGGATATTCTGTGGCTTATAGTATTTCGCTGCCTGGCCGCCGTAGGTCTGGGCGTGGTTTTCATGTGCTGCCAGAGGTTTGTGATTGACAATACCAGCCTCAAGGCCAGGTCCATGGGCATGGCCGGATTTCTGGCCGCCTTTTTCAGCGGCGATATCTGCGGCACGGTCATAGGGGCCATGCTGGCGGAAAGAATCGGTTATGCAAACGTGTTTTATGTAAGCGCCATTTTCACCTGTCTGGCCCTGATTTTCGCAGTTCTGGTCTTCAGGGGGGACTTCAGGCCGGCAAAGCCGGAATCTTTGGGAGGCTTTGGCCTTCCTTTCAAAGCCTCTCAGCTTTTCCAGGTCTTCCGGGACAGGGAGTTTGCAGCTGTGCTCTGGCTGCAGGCCATACCGGCCAAGCTGGTCCTGGTGGGATTTCTGTTTTTCTTTGTTCCACTTTACCTGAACAGCATTGATGCCCTGCAGTCCAATATAGGCCGGGTCATCATGTGTTACGGCATATGCCTCGTTTTCGCAGGCCCGCTTATATCACACCTTTTTCCACAGATATATCTTCGCAAATACTTCATACTCCTGGGCGGGCTCATAACTGCCGGGGCAATGCTTTCTTTCGCCCTTTTCAGCGGTTTCATACCCATCCTGGTCATGGTCATAATGCTGGGCATAGCCCACAGCTTTTCCGTATCCTCCCAGGCCTCGGTGATATCTGAAACTGATATTGTAAAAAAGCTTGGCCCGGGGGCAGGCATGGGCATATATCGTTTCTGGGAAAGGGCCGGCAACGTGGCTGGACCGCTGGTAATGGGCTTTCTCATTGCCAGGGTGGGCTATGAGAGCTCTGTGGTGCTTTTCGGAATATTGACCCTGGTCAGCAGCATCCTTTACCTGGGCTTTCTTATCCGTAGGAACTGGATCAGCCATTAA
- a CDS encoding ABC transporter substrate binding protein, protein MLKFFRLQNVGFICLILAGILLASQAFAQDKNYRVGYIEGGPYWLFSDSLQAIKDSLQARGWLEKIDFPGDAHYSPGWDRDELLEQEARELMQRDDLDLVLTAGTDATRAILAANNNKTPIVAMAVSDPVDSGFVQSIHDSGVDNFTVRLDPERYPRMFEIFHLIVEFDRLGVIYPDTQSGRQFTNLGAARRIADERGFELLEYDRITTESVQDCLEGIKHLLDEGMDAFFIPSLLAFDWESSDVDKILSFLREQGIPTFARNGSRDVEAGALMGFSTVDFSRRGNFVSQMIIDILEGKQPRSLNMVDRGIPKISFNIQVANEIGFNPPFELLAATDELYRKITLPEDRLVE, encoded by the coding sequence ATGCTTAAGTTTTTCAGGCTGCAGAATGTGGGTTTTATCTGCCTGATCCTGGCCGGAATTCTTCTGGCCTCTCAGGCATTCGCGCAGGATAAGAACTACCGGGTGGGCTATATCGAGGGAGGTCCGTACTGGCTTTTTTCAGACTCGCTGCAGGCAATAAAAGATTCTTTGCAGGCCCGGGGCTGGCTGGAAAAAATTGATTTCCCCGGGGATGCTCACTACAGCCCGGGTTGGGACAGGGACGAGCTCCTGGAACAAGAAGCTCGGGAACTGATGCAAAGAGACGACTTAGACCTGGTCCTAACCGCAGGCACTGATGCTACCCGGGCCATACTTGCGGCCAACAACAATAAAACACCCATTGTGGCCATGGCCGTTTCCGACCCTGTGGATTCGGGTTTTGTTCAAAGCATCCATGACTCGGGTGTGGACAATTTTACTGTACGCCTGGATCCGGAAAGATATCCGCGTATGTTTGAAATCTTCCATCTGATTGTGGAGTTCGACCGTCTGGGGGTGATCTATCCGGACACCCAAAGCGGCAGACAGTTTACAAACCTTGGTGCCGCCAGGCGGATAGCCGATGAAAGGGGGTTTGAACTCCTGGAATACGACAGAATCACTACAGAATCCGTCCAGGACTGCTTAGAAGGGATCAAGCACCTCCTGGATGAAGGCATGGATGCCTTTTTCATTCCCTCTCTTCTGGCCTTTGACTGGGAAAGCAGCGATGTGGATAAGATCCTTAGCTTTCTGCGGGAGCAGGGAATACCCACTTTTGCCAGAAACGGTTCCCGGGATGTGGAGGCTGGGGCTCTCATGGGCTTTTCAACCGTGGACTTCAGCAGGAGAGGCAATTTTGTGTCTCAAATGATAATTGATATCCTTGAAGGTAAGCAGCCCAGGTCCCTGAACATGGTGGACAGAGGCATCCCTAAGATATCCTTCAACATTCAGGTAGCCAACGAAATAGGCTTTAACCCCCCGTTCGAGCTTCTGGCAGCCACTGACGAACTCTATCGCAAAATTACCCTGCCTGAAGACAGGCTGGTGGAATGA
- a CDS encoding SPFH domain-containing protein yields MGSDNLVFLENIEWFDRTGREMLHRVPQKGSGEIKLGAQLTVRESQVAVFFYKGRAIEVFGAGRHTLKTANIPVLTKLLSFPWAFASPLRAEVYFVNMKVFTNLKWGTRDPVAFKDGQLGLIRLRAFGVFNVQVTQPLLLINKLVGTLGMYSTQEIEEYLNRVIVSRFNDFMGENLDSIINLPAMYDEFAQGLKNRLYNDFAHFGLGLPHLYINSITPPPEVQKAIDDRSRMGVFDDMNKLMQLKAAMAMEKAAQSESDGAGQGMGMGMGLMMPAMFAQYFASAGPGSGVQTAAKNVSGDHACLSCERKVPDDAKFCGHCGQQQVVFSKCDNCDRDLDPDARFCSGCGSAVEQKPSQRLCSQCKTQNLPESLFCNQCGEKL; encoded by the coding sequence ATGGGCTCTGATAATCTGGTTTTTCTTGAGAATATTGAATGGTTTGACAGAACCGGAAGGGAAATGCTCCACCGGGTGCCTCAGAAAGGGTCGGGTGAGATCAAGCTTGGGGCTCAGCTGACTGTCCGTGAAAGTCAAGTTGCTGTTTTCTTTTACAAAGGCCGGGCCATAGAGGTTTTTGGAGCAGGGCGACATACTCTGAAAACAGCCAATATACCTGTACTAACAAAGCTTCTCAGCTTCCCCTGGGCATTTGCCAGTCCGCTTAGAGCAGAGGTCTACTTTGTCAACATGAAGGTTTTTACTAATCTCAAGTGGGGTACACGAGATCCTGTAGCTTTCAAGGACGGACAGCTGGGCCTGATCAGGCTAAGGGCTTTTGGGGTATTCAATGTGCAGGTAACCCAGCCACTGCTTCTTATCAACAAACTTGTCGGCACTCTGGGCATGTACTCAACTCAGGAAATCGAAGAGTATCTTAATAGGGTGATTGTCTCAAGATTTAATGACTTTATGGGTGAAAATCTTGACTCTATTATAAACCTGCCAGCCATGTATGATGAGTTTGCCCAGGGCCTGAAAAACAGGCTTTATAACGACTTTGCTCATTTCGGCCTTGGTTTGCCACACTTGTATATCAATTCCATTACCCCGCCTCCCGAGGTTCAAAAAGCAATAGATGACCGATCGCGCATGGGCGTGTTTGATGATATGAACAAGTTGATGCAGTTGAAGGCTGCCATGGCTATGGAAAAAGCAGCCCAGTCAGAAAGTGATGGAGCAGGGCAGGGTATGGGAATGGGCATGGGCTTAATGATGCCGGCCATGTTTGCTCAGTATTTTGCTTCTGCCGGGCCAGGATCTGGTGTTCAGACAGCAGCAAAGAATGTGTCCGGGGACCACGCCTGTCTAAGCTGTGAAAGAAAAGTACCCGATGATGCTAAGTTTTGTGGTCATTGCGGACAACAGCAGGTTGTTTTTTCCAAATGTGACAATTGTGACAGAGATCTTGATCCTGACGCCAGGTTCTGCTCAGGATGCGGAAGCGCGGTTGAACAAAAGCCAAGTCAGCGCTTATGCTCTCAATGCAAAACGCAAAACCTGCCCGAATCACTTTTCTGCAATCAGTGCGGTGAAAAGCTTTAA
- a CDS encoding Rpn family recombination-promoting nuclease/putative transposase codes for DKWKFSTHFEDYFELPSEHFLDFVPKFRHIHHDIGRMDDAAFKTSTVMEIFHLLLKYIHYDELESKIDEIYSLIAKLPDGDEARDYLEISIRYILSIGKVHRKRLVHSVKNFAGGEKMYGVAAQEIISEAIAKEKPYWQQQGEIIKAQQYIIESLTERFDVVGQSLSEKIKSVQSLDILNMLFKKTYRVNSVEEFDQLVNKVLN; via the coding sequence AGACAAGTGGAAGTTCAGCACTCATTTTGAGGATTACTTTGAACTGCCATCAGAACATTTTTTAGATTTCGTACCTAAATTCCGCCACATCCATCATGACATCGGCCGGATGGATGATGCGGCATTCAAGACAAGCACAGTAATGGAGATATTTCATTTGTTGCTCAAATACATTCATTATGATGAGCTTGAGTCCAAAATTGATGAAATATACAGCCTGATAGCGAAATTGCCGGATGGAGACGAAGCCAGAGATTATCTGGAAATATCCATCAGATATATTCTGTCCATAGGGAAAGTTCATAGGAAACGACTTGTCCATTCTGTTAAAAACTTTGCAGGGGGTGAAAAAATGTACGGTGTAGCAGCACAAGAAATAATTAGCGAAGCTATTGCAAAAGAAAAACCATACTGGCAGCAGCAAGGTGAAATAATAAAAGCTCAACAGTATATCATTGAAAGTTTAACTGAAAGATTTGATGTGGTTGGACAATCATTATCTGAAAAGATTAAATCCGTTCAATCCTTAGATATCCTTAACATGCTCTTCAAGAAAACTTACCGTGTCAACTCAGTGGAAGAGTTTGATCAACTGGTAAACAAAGTTCTCAACTAA